Proteins co-encoded in one Hyla sarda isolate aHylSar1 chromosome 4, aHylSar1.hap1, whole genome shotgun sequence genomic window:
- the LRRC4 gene encoding leucine-rich repeat-containing protein 4: MNFLWLVTVHHTWKAILFSVIYLMVQVWIPCVAFSGQQNCPSVCSCSNQFSKVVCTRRGLSEVPQGIPSNTRYLNLMENNIHMIQADTFRHLHHLEVLQLGRNIIRQIEVGAFNGLASLNTLELFDNRLTVIPSGAFEYLSKLRELWLRNNPIESIPSYAFNRVPSLMRLDLGELKKLEYISEGAFEGLYNLKYLNLGMCNIRDMPNLTPLVGLEELEISGNNFPEIKPGSFHGLRALKKLWIMNSQINIIERNAFDDLTSLVELNLAHNNLSSLPHDLFAHLRYLVELHLHHNPWDCDCDVLWLSSWLREYIPTNSTCCGRCHSPPHMKGKYVVEVDHSSFQCSAPFIMDAPRDLNISEGRVAELKCRTSAMSSVRWLLPNGTVLSHASNHPRISILNDGTLNFSHVLLTDTGVYTCMVTNVAGNSNASAYLNVSTAELNTSNYSFFTTVTVETTDMAPEDISIIIKPVPTTSTGYQPAYTTTTTVLVRTTKMPKQVAVPTLDTGDKTQTSLDEVMKTTKIIIGCFVAVTLLAAAMLIVFYKLRKRHQQRSTVAAARTVEIIQVDEDIPSGSPTGVSGEGAVVMPTIHDHMNYNTYKPAHHGAHWTANSIGNSLHSTITTISEPYIIQTHTKEKVQETQI, encoded by the coding sequence ATGAATTTCTTGTGGCTGGTAACTGTGCACCATACCTGGAAGGCCATCCTGTTTTCTGTAATCTACCTCATGGTGCAAGTGTGGATCCCCTGTGTAGCATTTTCAGGGCAACAAAACTGCCCTTCTGTTTGTTCCTGCAGTAATCAGTTTAGCAAGGTTGTTTGTACACGCCGCGGCCTCTCTGAAGTACCCCAAGGTATCCCATCTAACACAAGGTACCTCAATCTCATGGAAAACAATATCCACATGATCCAAGCTGATACGTTTAGGCACCTCCACCACTTAGAAGTTCTTCAACTTGGCAGAAATATTATCCGTCAAATAGAAGTTGGGGCTTTTAATGGTTTGGCTAGCCTCAACACACTGGAGTTGTTTGACAACAGGTTGACTGTAATACCTAGTGGGGCATTTGAGTATCTATCTAAACTGAGAGAATTGTGGCTCAGGAATAACCCCATTGAGAGTATCCCATCCTATGCTTTCAACAGAGTCCCTTCACTAATGCGCCTGGACCTAGGAGAGCTTAAAAAGTTGGAGTACATTTCTGAGGGGGCATTTGAGGGATTGTACAATCTAAAGTATCTTAACCTTGGAATGTGTAATATTAGAGACATGCCAAACCTCACCCCCTTAGTAGGGCTAGAGGAACTGGAAATCTCTGGCAACAACTTTCCTGAAATCAAACCAGGGTCATTCCATGGATTAAGAGCACTAAAAAAGCTATGGATTATGAACTCTCAGATAAACATTATAGAGCGCAATGCTTTTGACGACCTGACATCTTTAGTTGAATTGAACTTGGCCCATAACAACCTATCATCCCTTCCACATGACCTTTTTGCCCATTTGAGATATTTGGTGGAACTACATTTGCACCACAACCCTTGGGACTGTGACTGTGATGTTCTTTGGCTCTCCTCTTGGCTTCGAGAGTATATTCCAACCAACTCTACGTGCTGTGGTCGCTGTCATTCCCCACCGCACATGAAGGGGAAGTACGTGGTTGAGGTGGACCACTCATCGTTTCAGTGCTCAGCCCCTTTTATTATGGACGCTCCTAGGGATTTAAATATCTCAGAGGGAAGAGTGGCAGAACTTAAATGTAGAACTTCAGCCATGTCATCTGTTAGGTGGCTGCTCCCAAATGGTACTGTACTAAGCCACGCTTCCAACCATCCACGAATTTCCATACTCAATGATGGAACGTTAAATTTCTCACATGTATTGCTTACTGACACTGGAGTCTACACTTGCATGGTTACTAATGTTGCGGGAAACTCTAATGCTTCGGCCTATCTCAATGTCAGTACTGCAGAGCTCAACACTTCCAACTACAGCTTCTTCACTACCGTCACTGTGGAGACTACAGATATGGCCCCTGAAGACATCTCGATAATAATCAAGCCAGTGCCAACCACTTCCACTGGGTATCAGCCAGCATATACCACTACCACCACAGTGCTCGTCCGAACCACCAAAATGCCAAAACAGGTGGCGGTCCCAACTTTAGACACTGGAGACAAAACGCAAACTAGCTTGGATGAGGTAATGAAGACCACTAAAATAATCATTGGCTGCTTTGTGGCAGTCACACTTTTGGCAGCCGCCATGCTAATTGTGTTTTACAAATTAAGAAAGCGGCATCAACAAAGAAGCACTGTAGCAGCTGCACGAACTGTCGAGATTATTCAAGTGGATGAGGACATCCCAAGTGGGAGTCCAACAGGAGTATCAGGTGAGGGGGCAGTAGTTATGCCAACAATTCACGATCATATGAACTACAACACCTACAAGCCAGCACACCATGGGGCCCATTGGACGGCAAACAGTATCGGTAATTCTCTACACTCCACAATTACAACCATCTCTGAACCTTATATAATTCAGACCCACACAAAAGAGAAGGTACAGGAAACTCAAATATga